In Helianthus annuus cultivar XRQ/B chromosome 9, HanXRQr2.0-SUNRISE, whole genome shotgun sequence, the following are encoded in one genomic region:
- the LOC110877658 gene encoding F-box/kelch-repeat protein At3g06240-like, giving the protein MSEHNIPNPDLPNEIINDILSRLPVKSLLQFRRVSKHFRDLISDTCFIKSHLKKAEALSTHHRILVPTSPLLSLNYNLSPNDLNASIELNCPFLNSRNAIKILGSCNGLVCIIDGSKDLTIYNPSTRRYFKPFRSPQALSGSNESNQIEYVYGFGYGSNPSDLRLIRFPRFGRDSGHIRFGIYDFIDTAGTFLNGSLHWLARHSNIEDENRVIASFDVSKQTFSDVYLPPQEPNLPYYMLGVLKGCLYALGDGVFHTEVEVWLMQEYGVVNSWSKFVKIPVDMWTGSISYMRPLRSVNDDEIVVEIDLQSFAIYDTRKKTFRRVKGVGNLKWFGDATVYVESLVSPQVSCMLY; this is encoded by the coding sequence ATGTCGGAACATAACATACCAAATCCAGATCTCCCCAACGAGATCATAAACGACATTCTTTCTCGACTACCAGTTAAATCCTTGTTGCAATTCAGGCGTGTATCAAAGCATTTTAGAGATTTAATTTCCGACACCTGTTTCATCAAATCACACCTTAAAAAAGCCGAAGCGTTATCAACTCATCATCGAATCCTTGTTCCAACTTCCCCTCTTCTTTCCTTGAACTATAACTTATCACCAAATGATCTTAATGCATCGATAGAGCTTAATTGTCCTTTTCTAAACTCGAGAAATGCAATCAAGATTTTGGGTTCTTGCAATGGGTTGGTATGCATAATCGATGGGTCAAAAGATCTGACCATCTACAACCCGTCAACTAGAAGATATTTTAAACCATTTCGGTCACCACAAGCTCTTTCTGGTTCGAATGAATCAAATCAGATTGAATACGTGTACGGATTTGGTTATGGGTCAAACCCGAGTGATCTAAGATTGATTAGATTTCCACGGTTTGGTCGTGACTCTGGACACATTAGATTCGGTATATATGATTTCATCGATACAGCGGGTACTTTCTTGAACGGGTCACTTCACTGGTTAGCCCGTCATAGCAACATTGAGGATGAAAATCGAGTGATAGCTTCATTTGATGTATCTAAACAGACGTTTAGTGACGTTTATCTACCCCCTCAAGAGCCGAATCTGCCATATTACATGTTGGGTGTTTTAAAAGGATGTCTTTATGCACTTGGTGATGGTGTATTCCATACAGAAGTTGAGGTATGGTTGATGCAGGAATATGGGGTGGTCAACTCTTGGTCAAAGTTCGTAAAGATTCCTGTTGATATGTGGACCGGCAGCATTTCATATATGAGGCCTTTGAGATctgtaaatgatgatgaaattgTTGTGGAGATTGATCTGCAGTCGTTTGCGATATATGATACTAGGAAGAAGACTTTTAGGCGTGTTAAAGGCGTAGGTAATTTGAAGTGGTTCGGGGATGCTACGGTTTATGTGGAGAGCCTGGTTTCACCTCAGGTCTCATGTATGTTGTATTGA